The bacterium genome has a window encoding:
- a CDS encoding 3-methyl-2-oxobutanoate dehydrogenase subunit beta, with product MNIEKKVKLTIPEHEVMSPGHLACQGCGAALGMRYALKALGEKTIVSIPACCWAVIDGPFPYSAAGIPVFHCAFETAASTASGITHALSQLGKDDVTTLAWAGDGGTFDIGLQALSGAAERGDNLIYIVYDNEAYMNTGIQRSSATPHGAWTTTTPVKHYKTGPKKNIVEIMVAHHIPYVATANIAYPEDFIKKLKKAKEIKGAKFIHLYAPCPTGWKHPPGITVKVARLATETNVFPLYEVTDGVYKINKYIKNVKPVEEYLKLQGRFRHLHADEIDFIQKEVNNNWARIEKMEKAFGENAD from the coding sequence ATGAATATTGAAAAAAAGGTAAAACTCACTATACCAGAGCATGAGGTTATGTCACCTGGCCATCTTGCATGTCAGGGCTGCGGTGCTGCTCTTGGAATGCGTTATGCGCTGAAGGCTCTGGGAGAAAAAACAATAGTATCAATCCCTGCCTGTTGTTGGGCTGTAATTGACGGGCCTTTTCCATATTCGGCAGCGGGAATACCCGTATTCCATTGTGCATTTGAAACAGCTGCATCAACTGCTTCGGGAATAACACATGCTTTAAGCCAGCTTGGTAAGGATGATGTTACAACTCTTGCATGGGCAGGTGACGGCGGTACATTTGATATCGGACTCCAAGCTCTTTCAGGAGCTGCTGAAAGAGGCGATAATCTTATCTATATTGTTTATGATAACGAAGCTTACATGAATACAGGCATTCAGCGATCTTCTGCAACCCCTCATGGTGCATGGACAACTACTACACCTGTGAAACATTATAAAACGGGCCCGAAGAAGAATATTGTAGAAATTATGGTTGCACATCATATACCGTATGTTGCGACAGCAAATATAGCCTATCCCGAAGATTTTATTAAAAAGCTCAAAAAAGCAAAAGAGATAAAAGGAGCAAAGTTTATCCATTTGTATGCTCCATGTCCGACAGGTTGGAAGCATCCTCCGGGAATTACAGTGAAGGTTGCACGTCTTGCTACTGAAACAAATGTATTCCCGCTTTATGAGGTAACTGACGGTGTATACAAAATTAACAAGTATATAAAAAATGTTAAACCTGTTGAAGAATATCTTAAGCTGCAGGGCCGTTTCAGGCATCTTCATGCAGACGAGATTGATTTCATTCAAAAAGAAGTAAATAATAATTGGGCTAGGATTGAAAAGATGGAAAAAGCTTTTGGCGAGAATGCAGATTAA